One stretch of Halorientalis litorea DNA includes these proteins:
- a CDS encoding HEAT repeat domain-containing protein, which produces MLVFAFDRDWTVDVNPHPRHDAVPLEWVRHLAHDTPHAVYAIGNQTLAEEAAIPGVVDIVGRHPDDWDEWLGEKQPDGRYEQFPLRRERLSLIADLHPDADGYVVVDDLDLSDVDGWEHYHAWEFVPAVERGDIHPDLPWVRDLMTDGGLPSSAGIMPANASMLSSFLDDHTDAPGFELTYIDDGAERTQLCHDVSLHAVTLERPSAAPALQCTPLAPDSDQFTVPVDAIELLSVVDPPPNLYTASAETPAEEATGLRRLADVNPEAVRISSILALLDREDVDLFREKDAVQVLRRVAVVRPEDCTPAIPILRSLLARDELPARADVLATLRAIGDADPGAIAPLADELVPHLQSNIVSVRREATRCIAAIAEEDPEDAVDAVPSLATIIEDDVDGLQYAVYALSRITREYPEEVKPVAETLGEVTLRDSLSDSVRLNATAGLGRIVGEYPSIAVDIVDDVATLFDADNPKLRNNAIGLIGDVAIVHTDVVEPYTEEITALLTVEDTYTRINASGALSRVAEDSPESVEHVTPTFVELLSDENPLVRENACWALGYLCARDATSALKDRARDDDNADVRTRASWAVAQITE; this is translated from the coding sequence ATGCTCGTGTTCGCGTTCGACCGTGACTGGACTGTCGACGTGAATCCACATCCCCGCCACGACGCCGTCCCACTGGAGTGGGTGCGTCATCTCGCGCACGATACGCCGCACGCGGTCTACGCTATCGGGAATCAGACGTTGGCCGAGGAGGCCGCAATTCCGGGTGTCGTCGATATCGTCGGTCGCCACCCCGACGACTGGGACGAGTGGCTCGGCGAGAAACAGCCCGATGGTCGGTACGAGCAGTTCCCACTCCGGCGCGAGCGGCTATCACTCATCGCCGACCTGCACCCGGACGCGGACGGCTACGTCGTTGTCGACGACCTCGATTTGAGTGATGTCGACGGGTGGGAGCATTACCACGCCTGGGAGTTCGTTCCCGCGGTCGAACGGGGAGACATCCATCCTGATCTCCCGTGGGTTCGTGACCTAATGACCGACGGTGGACTTCCGTCGTCTGCCGGAATCATGCCGGCGAACGCGTCGATGCTATCGTCGTTTCTCGACGACCACACCGATGCGCCCGGATTCGAACTCACGTACATCGATGATGGGGCCGAACGAACGCAGCTGTGCCACGACGTCTCCCTTCACGCGGTGACACTCGAACGGCCTTCGGCAGCGCCAGCGCTCCAATGCACGCCGCTCGCCCCTGATAGTGACCAATTCACCGTTCCCGTCGACGCAATCGAGTTGCTCTCCGTGGTCGATCCCCCACCGAATCTCTACACGGCGAGCGCAGAGACGCCTGCCGAGGAGGCAACTGGGCTCCGCCGACTCGCGGATGTGAATCCAGAGGCGGTCCGTATCTCATCGATCCTCGCTCTTCTGGATCGCGAAGACGTTGATCTGTTCCGGGAAAAGGACGCAGTCCAGGTACTCCGTCGGGTGGCGGTGGTGCGCCCAGAGGACTGTACGCCGGCGATTCCAATCCTTCGGTCACTATTGGCACGTGACGAGCTACCCGCTCGGGCCGACGTGCTAGCCACTCTCCGCGCCATTGGTGATGCCGATCCGGGGGCGATCGCTCCACTCGCCGACGAACTCGTACCGCATCTGCAGTCGAACATTGTCTCCGTCAGGCGTGAAGCGACCAGATGTATCGCCGCGATTGCTGAGGAAGACCCCGAGGATGCTGTGGACGCCGTACCGTCGCTTGCAACGATCATTGAGGACGACGTCGACGGACTCCAGTACGCGGTGTACGCACTCTCGCGGATCACGCGCGAGTATCCGGAGGAAGTCAAACCGGTCGCCGAGACACTTGGAGAAGTCACCCTCCGTGACTCGTTGTCCGACAGCGTTCGGTTGAACGCGACCGCTGGGCTTGGACGGATCGTGGGCGAGTACCCGAGCATCGCCGTCGATATCGTCGACGACGTCGCGACCCTGTTCGACGCCGATAACCCCAAGCTCCGGAACAACGCAATCGGACTAATCGGCGACGTGGCGATCGTTCACACCGACGTGGTCGAGCCGTACACCGAGGAGATCACCGCATTGCTGACGGTCGAGGACACCTACACGCGAATCAATGCGAGCGGTGCCCTTAGCCGCGTAGCCGAGGACTCCCCGGAGTCGGTCGAACACGTCACGCCGACGTTCGTGGAGCTGCTATCGGACGAGAATCCGCTCGTCCGTGAGAACGCATGCTGGGCGCTGGGGTACCTCTGTGCTCGAGACGCGACCTCGGCCCTGAAAGACCGAGCACGCGATGATGACAACGCCGATGTCCGCACGAGAGCATCGTGGGCGGTCGCCCAGATCACCGAATGA